The segment CGCGAGCGTCTTGAAGAGCTAACAGCAAGCGCACGAAGCTGGTTCTGCCTGATGAAGCCGATCGTCGCTGGAAGGGTCACGATAGTGGCGTCAATTTGGCCACCGACGACATCGACTAAAGCGGCGCCCGCTCCGCGATAGGGTACGTGCACAAGCGGAATCCCAGCCTGAACCATGAGCGCTACGGCTAGATGACCAGGTGAGCCGTTCCCTGAGGTGCCAACCGTGATGGCTTTCGAGCGTGATCGACCTAGTGCCACGAATTCTGCAAAGCTAGCAGCTTGAACTTTAGGGTGAATCGCTAGTACCTGAGAAAGCGTCGCGATCATGATGATGGGTGCAAAATCGCGCAGCGGATCAAATGCTAGATTACTAAACATAGCTGGATTCACAGCCAGGGGGTCTGAGGCGATCATGATGGTGTAACCATCGGGGCGTGATTTTGCTACAGCATCGAACGCGATATTGCCACCTCCGCCAGCCCTATTCTCAACCAAAAACTGCTGGCCTAGGCGCTCGCCCATACCCCGGCCAAAAAGTCGGGACAAAATATCGAGACTACCGCCAGGAACGCTTGGCACCACGATCTTGACCGGACGCGAGGGCCAATCCTGAAACTGAGCCTCTGACAGACTAGGCAATACCATTCCCGAAATTGAAGCTGCAGT is part of the Nitrospira sp. genome and harbors:
- a CDS encoding tripartite tricarboxylate transporter substrate binding protein, which encodes MDRRKFVAGTAASISGMVLPSLSEAQFQDWPSRPVKIVVPSVPGGSLDILSRLFGRGMGERLGQQFLVENRAGGGGNIAFDAVAKSRPDGYTIMIASDPLAVNPAMFSNLAFDPLRDFAPIIMIATLSQVLAIHPKVQAASFAEFVALGRSRSKAITVGTSGNGSPGHLAVALMVQAGIPLVHVPYRGAGAALVDVVGGQIDATIVTLPATIGFIRQNQLRALAVSSSRRSRFAPELPLMSEAVPSIIVDSWQAFFAPAGTPREVIGRLNTEFSTLLKTKEIIDSFQIQAFEAGGGSPEDLGKFLRAETARWSPIIKAAGIRAD